CGCTAATCGGTGAAAAAGGAGTCAGTCTTTCAGGTGGTCAAAAGCAACGTCTGGCAATGAGTCGGGCTATGATTCTAGACCCTGATATCTTGATTCTAGATGATTCCTTGTCCGCCGTGGATGCCAAGACAGAGTATGCCATCATCGACAATCTCAAGGAGACGCGTAAGGACAAGACAACTATTATCACGGCCCATCGCCTCAGTGCAGTTGTCCATGCAGATCTGATTTTGGTTCTGCAAAATGGCCAAATCATCGAACGGGGCTCGCACGAAGACCTGCTAGCCCTGGATGGCTGGTATGCCCAAACCTACCAGTCTCAGCAGTTGGAAATGAAAGGAGAAGAAGATGCAGAATAAACAAGAACAATGGGCTGTATTGAAGCGCTTGATGTCCTATCTTAAGCCCTATGGACTCCTGACCTTTTTGGCACTCAGTTTTCTCCTAGCGACTACGGTCATTAAAAGTGTCATTCCCCTTGTGGCCTCCCACTTTATCGACCAGTATCTCAGTAATCTTAACCAAATCGCTGTTACCGTTTTGCTGGCCTACTATGGTCTTTATCTCCTACAAACTCTAGTTCAGTATGTCGGCAATCTTCTCTTTGCGCGGGTGTCCTACAGTATTGTCAGAGATATTCGTCGGGATGCCTTTGCCAATATGGAGAAACTGGGCATGTCTTATTTTGATAAGACGCCAGCAGGTTCCATCGTCTCTCGTTTGACAAATGATACCGAGACCATCAGTGATATGTTTTCAGGGATTTTATCCAGCTTTATTTCAGCAGTTTTCATCTTTCTGACCACTCTTTATACCATGTTGGTGCTGGATTTTCGTTTGACAGCTTTAGTCTTGCTCTTTCTCCCCTTGATTTTCCTTTTGGTCAATCTCTATCGGAAAAAATCAGTGAAAATCATCGAAAAAACCAGAAGTCTCTTGTCGGATATCAATAGTAAGCTGGCAGAGAATATCGAAGGAATCAGGATTATCCAGGCCTTTAATCAAGAGAAGCGCCTGCAGGCAGAATTTGATGAGATTAACCAAGAACACTTGGTCTATGCCAACCGTTCTGTGGCCTTGGATGCCCTCTTTTTGAGACCTGCCATGAGTTTGCTGAAACTCCTAGGCTACGCCGTTTTGATGGCCTACTTTGGTTATCGTGGTCTTTCTATCGGGATAACAGCCGGAACCATGTATGCCTTTATCCAGTACATCAATCGTCTGTTTGATCCTTTGATTGAGGTGACGCAAAACTTTTCAACCCTTCAAACGTCTATGGTGTCTGCAGGTCGTGTCTTTGCCTTGATTGACGAGAAGACCTATGAGCCTCTTCAAGAAAATGGGCAAGCCAAAATCAAAGAGGGCAATATCCGTTTTGAACATGTGTGTTTTTCTTATGATGGCAAGCACCAGATTCTGGATGACATTTCCTTTTCAGTTAAGAAGGGTGAAACCATTGCCTTTGTGGGGCATACAGGTTCAGGAAAATCTTCCATTATCAATGTCCTCATGCGTTTTTATGAATTTCAGTCAGGGAGAGTTCTCTTGGATGATGTGGATATCCGAAACTACAGCCAGGAAGAACTGAGAAGAAATATTGGTCTGGTCTTGCAGGATCCCTTCCTTTATCACGGGACTATCAAGTCCAATATCGCCATGTACCAAGATCTTAGTGATGAAGAGGTCCAGAATGCGGCTGCCTTTGTCGATGCAGATTCCTTTATTCAGGACCTTCCTCTGGGCTATGATGCACCTGTGTCTGAGCGTGGCTCGAGCTTTTCTACTGGACAGCGTCAGCTTCTTGCCTTTGCTAGAACAGTCGCCAGTCAGCCTAAAATCCTGATTTTGGATGAAGCGACAGCCAATATTGACTCTGAAACAGAAAGTTTGGTTCAAGATTCCCTAGCTAAGATGAGACAGGGGCGGACGACTATTGCTATTGCTCATCGCCTTTCGACCATCCAGGACGCCAACTGCATTTATGTCTTGGACAAGGGGCGCATCATCGAGAGTGGAACCCATGAGGAACTCTTGGCCTTAGGAGGAACCTATCACAAGATG
Above is a window of Streptococcus oralis subsp. dentisani DNA encoding:
- a CDS encoding ABC transporter ATP-binding protein; translated protein: MQNKQEQWAVLKRLMSYLKPYGLLTFLALSFLLATTVIKSVIPLVASHFIDQYLSNLNQIAVTVLLAYYGLYLLQTLVQYVGNLLFARVSYSIVRDIRRDAFANMEKLGMSYFDKTPAGSIVSRLTNDTETISDMFSGILSSFISAVFIFLTTLYTMLVLDFRLTALVLLFLPLIFLLVNLYRKKSVKIIEKTRSLLSDINSKLAENIEGIRIIQAFNQEKRLQAEFDEINQEHLVYANRSVALDALFLRPAMSLLKLLGYAVLMAYFGYRGLSIGITAGTMYAFIQYINRLFDPLIEVTQNFSTLQTSMVSAGRVFALIDEKTYEPLQENGQAKIKEGNIRFEHVCFSYDGKHQILDDISFSVKKGETIAFVGHTGSGKSSIINVLMRFYEFQSGRVLLDDVDIRNYSQEELRRNIGLVLQDPFLYHGTIKSNIAMYQDLSDEEVQNAAAFVDADSFIQDLPLGYDAPVSERGSSFSTGQRQLLAFARTVASQPKILILDEATANIDSETESLVQDSLAKMRQGRTTIAIAHRLSTIQDANCIYVLDKGRIIESGTHEELLALGGTYHKMYSLQAGAMS